The proteins below are encoded in one region of Deltaproteobacteria bacterium:
- a CDS encoding xanthine dehydrogenase family protein molybdopterin-binding subunit has product MRKKNSERVIGVSTTRSEGREKVSGAALYATDVVLPNMLWAKALRSPIAYGRIKRIDVSKAQALAGVRAVVTGADAKGLLIGRKIYDMPVLSDGVVRFIGEKVAVVAAESEEIAEAALESIEVEYEEFAPLLDPIAAVKPEAALLHPDVQGYRGLLHEIKTPSNVFVDLTWTKGDIDAGFRESDIVVENTFTTQPMHQAYIEPHSCVVQANASGGADVWHCSKVPFALREQVATAFHKSLPDFTMHPCYIGGCFGGKGDSMDVPVCYMLSLKSGWPVKMVMDYAEEFIAGNPRHAAIVKVKTGVKKDGTLVAHRMDYLYDSGAYGAFKPQGYLVGPKEAAGPYKIPHVSINEKIVYTNKIPCGHMRAPGEPQGFFANESQMDLVAHRLGMDAIAFRKKNLMHDGDVSPVGHVIPHIKSDEILSEALQISGYNKSKRKHLGRGLALAQWLPLGGEGHAFVAIGVHGEITVSTAMVDQGAGTYTAMRQIAAQELHVPVTEVGFEILDTNHAAADTGVGASRATRIFGNSVYAAALQVKDRLLHRASEMFGVSTEQLTFSGAGAIRAPNGREVTYREIVKKLGAPIRFEGSYKNFDNGPQAAMVVQVAEVEVDVETGEVKLRHFTTAHSTGTVINPLMHQGQIDGGVVSAIGYSLMEQLIIDHGQVTTTNFGESKIPTIRDIPPLKTVIQEFPVGNGPYGGMSIGEPPVLVAAAAIANAVHDAVGVRIYDLPITSEKVLRAIKKLG; this is encoded by the coding sequence ATGCGGAAAAAAAATAGCGAGCGCGTCATCGGCGTTTCCACCACCCGTTCCGAAGGCCGGGAAAAAGTTTCCGGCGCGGCGCTCTACGCGACGGACGTTGTCCTGCCCAACATGCTTTGGGCCAAGGCGCTGCGCAGTCCGATTGCTTACGGCCGGATAAAAAGAATCGATGTCAGCAAAGCTCAGGCGCTTGCGGGTGTGCGCGCCGTTGTGACCGGCGCCGATGCCAAAGGTTTGCTCATCGGCCGGAAGATTTACGACATGCCGGTGCTCTCCGATGGTGTCGTGCGTTTTATCGGCGAGAAAGTTGCCGTCGTGGCTGCGGAGAGCGAAGAGATCGCCGAAGCGGCGCTGGAATCGATCGAGGTTGAATACGAAGAATTCGCGCCGCTGCTCGATCCCATCGCAGCCGTAAAGCCGGAGGCGGCTTTGCTGCATCCCGACGTGCAGGGCTACCGTGGTTTGCTACATGAGATCAAAACGCCGAGCAATGTCTTTGTCGATTTGACCTGGACCAAGGGCGATATCGACGCGGGGTTTCGCGAAAGCGATATCGTCGTCGAGAATACTTTCACCACGCAGCCGATGCATCAGGCTTACATCGAGCCCCATTCCTGCGTCGTGCAGGCGAACGCCTCAGGCGGCGCCGATGTTTGGCATTGTTCGAAAGTTCCCTTCGCGTTGCGCGAGCAGGTCGCTACTGCGTTTCACAAAAGTTTGCCCGACTTCACGATGCATCCTTGCTACATCGGCGGCTGTTTCGGCGGCAAAGGCGACTCTATGGACGTGCCGGTTTGCTACATGTTGTCGCTCAAGAGCGGCTGGCCGGTGAAAATGGTGATGGATTACGCGGAAGAGTTTATCGCCGGCAATCCGCGCCACGCGGCCATCGTCAAAGTGAAGACCGGCGTGAAAAAAGACGGCACGCTGGTGGCGCATCGGATGGATTATCTCTACGACAGCGGCGCCTACGGCGCGTTCAAACCGCAAGGCTATTTGGTCGGGCCGAAGGAAGCGGCGGGGCCGTATAAAATTCCCCACGTGTCGATCAACGAGAAAATCGTTTACACCAACAAAATCCCCTGCGGCCACATGCGCGCGCCCGGCGAGCCGCAAGGCTTTTTCGCCAACGAATCGCAGATGGATTTAGTCGCGCACCGGCTGGGCATGGACGCGATCGCGTTTCGCAAGAAGAATTTGATGCATGACGGCGATGTCTCGCCGGTGGGCCACGTTATACCGCATATCAAGAGCGACGAGATTTTGTCTGAAGCATTACAAATTTCCGGCTACAACAAATCGAAGCGCAAACATCTCGGTCGCGGCCTGGCGCTGGCGCAGTGGCTGCCGCTGGGCGGCGAAGGGCATGCCTTCGTCGCCATCGGCGTGCACGGCGAGATCACAGTTTCCACGGCAATGGTCGATCAGGGCGCGGGAACTTATACGGCGATGCGCCAGATCGCCGCTCAGGAACTGCATGTCCCGGTGACCGAAGTTGGCTTCGAAATTCTCGACACCAACCACGCAGCCGCGGACACCGGCGTCGGCGCCAGCCGGGCGACACGCATCTTCGGCAATTCGGTTTATGCCGCTGCCTTGCAAGTGAAAGATAGATTGCTGCACCGCGCCAGTGAAATGTTCGGCGTGTCGACAGAGCAATTGACGTTCAGCGGCGCCGGCGCGATTCGCGCTCCCAACGGCAGGGAAGTAACTTATCGTGAGATAGTAAAAAAACTCGGCGCGCCGATTCGTTTTGAAGGCTCGTACAAAAATTTCGACAACGGGCCACAGGCGGCGATGGTTGTGCAAGTCGCGGAAGTGGAAGTCGACGTCGAAACCGGCGAAGTGAAGTTGCGCCATTTCACCACAGCCCATAGCACGGGTACGGTGATCAATCCCTTGATGCATCAAGGGCAGATTGACGGTGGCGTGGTGAGCGCGATTGGCTATTCGTTAATGGAACAGTTGATCATCGATCACGGTCAGGTGACGACGACCAACTTCGGCGAGAGCAAGATTCCGACGATACGCGACATTCCGCCGCTCAAGACCGTGATCCAAGAATTTCCCGTCGGCAACGGTCCCTATGGCGGCATGAGCATCGGCGAGCCGCCGGTGTTGGTCGCCGCCGCGGCAATCGCCAATGCGGTGCACGACGCGGTGGGTGTGCGGATTTACGATCTGCCTATTACGTCGGAGAAAGTGCTGCGGGCGATCAAAAAACTCGGATGA
- a CDS encoding thiamine pyrophosphate-binding protein, which yields MQRFECLEQLAPLVTNQLVVTSLSGQRVEWGHLSRHEGSLLLGSMGNALSVGLGLALALPKRKVIVLESDGSLLLSLFNLPTVANMNPANLAVFVFDNQAYSGTKISEPTATAGKTDLAGMAKSAGIDHALTVRDVDSFKREAVGAINESGLRFVVAKVEESRGHRRIERTNVDLLENKYAFVRYVERTEGKAIFRGRG from the coding sequence ATGCAGCGCTTTGAATGTTTGGAGCAGCTCGCTCCTCTAGTTACCAATCAGCTGGTCGTCACTTCGCTCAGCGGACAGCGCGTCGAGTGGGGGCATTTGTCGCGTCACGAAGGCAGTTTGCTGCTCGGCTCCATGGGCAACGCGTTGTCGGTGGGTTTGGGTTTGGCGCTGGCATTGCCGAAGCGCAAAGTCATCGTCCTCGAATCCGACGGTAGCTTGCTGTTGTCGCTGTTCAATTTACCGACGGTGGCGAACATGAACCCGGCCAATCTCGCGGTTTTCGTCTTCGACAATCAAGCTTATAGCGGCACCAAGATCAGCGAGCCCACGGCGACGGCGGGCAAGACCGATCTCGCCGGCATGGCGAAGAGCGCCGGCATCGACCACGCGTTGACCGTCCGCGATGTCGATTCGTTCAAACGCGAAGCTGTCGGTGCGATCAACGAGTCGGGACTGCGCTTCGTCGTGGCTAAAGTCGAAGAGAGCCGCGGCCACCGGCGCATCGAACGGACGAATGTCGATCTGCTCGAGAACAAATATGCCTTCGTCCGCTATGTGGAGCGCACGGAAGGCAAGGCGATTTTCCGCGGGCGGGGTTAG
- a CDS encoding ABC transporter substrate-binding protein, with protein MIGIAIICLGWFFNSAQAQKITVAVSNPDMSFLSGGVAKYKGFFKEEGLDAELVQITANVSIAALASGNVDYNLILQSVVTGSLRGLPIKVAGILIERPNHVLMVNPKIARVADLKGKKIAISSFGSATDILARLTVEHFKLVPQKDVQFIAAGSGSARLSQLESGLVDGALVSPPSDQVAEARGFKSLVRTRDILLFPVNGLGVHEQKLKNQRGEVKRVLRALLKANRFILDDKKGAVEILQKWSRTPLTVAEQAYASTVSNFSRNLLAPRDALEKVIESTKLNIDLKRDVALGDVFDFSLVREILKELGEAS; from the coding sequence GTGATCGGTATTGCAATTATTTGCCTGGGATGGTTTTTCAATTCGGCGCAGGCGCAGAAAATTACCGTTGCGGTTTCCAATCCGGATATGTCGTTTCTCAGCGGCGGAGTGGCGAAGTATAAGGGCTTCTTCAAAGAAGAGGGACTGGACGCCGAGTTGGTGCAGATCACCGCCAATGTTTCGATCGCGGCGCTGGCCAGCGGCAACGTCGATTACAATTTGATTTTGCAGTCGGTGGTCACCGGGAGTTTACGCGGCTTGCCGATCAAAGTCGCCGGCATTCTCATCGAACGGCCCAATCACGTCTTGATGGTGAATCCGAAGATTGCTCGCGTCGCCGACCTCAAGGGCAAAAAGATCGCCATCAGTTCGTTTGGCTCGGCGACGGACATCTTGGCGCGCTTGACCGTCGAGCATTTCAAGTTGGTGCCGCAAAAAGATGTGCAGTTCATCGCGGCGGGAAGCGGCTCGGCCCGGCTGAGTCAGTTGGAATCGGGCCTGGTCGATGGTGCGCTGGTTTCGCCGCCATCGGATCAAGTAGCCGAAGCACGCGGTTTCAAGAGTTTGGTGCGCACCCGCGACATTTTGCTTTTCCCGGTCAACGGCTTGGGCGTGCACGAACAAAAGCTGAAAAATCAGCGCGGCGAAGTCAAGCGTGTGCTGCGCGCGCTGCTTAAAGCGAATCGTTTTATCCTCGACGACAAAAAAGGCGCCGTCGAGATATTACAAAAATGGAGCCGGACGCCGCTGACGGTTGCCGAACAAGCTTACGCTTCGACGGTGAGCAATTTCAGCCGCAACTTGTTGGCGCCGCGCGACGCGCTGGAAAAAGTCATCGAGAGCACCAAGCTCAATATCGATCTCAAGCGCGACGTGGCGCTGGGCGACGTGTTCGATTTCAGTTTGGTGCGCGAGATTCTCAAGGAACTTGGCGAGGCGTCGTGA
- a CDS encoding UbiD family decarboxylase translates to MAYRDLREWLDQVNQLGELKNVDGADWDLEIGAIIEMARKESKVAPCLMFDSIKGFDKGLRLVAGQLNSIKRVALTCGMPTDMETMDLVKAMRTKIKELKPIPPRVVKDGSFMENVWEEKDVDILRFPTPRYNIHDGGRYIGTGHLTITRDPEEGWLNIGTYRVMVHDSKSVGLYISPGRHGRIQMEKYFAQNRAMPVALSLGHDPLLFMASAFEVPYGLSEYDFAGGLKGEPIDVVTLARSGLQVPATAEMIIEGECIPGDVKTEGPFGEWTGYYASHVREEPVIRIRRMYFRNNPIMAGAPPSRPPTEATFYKSFWRSAMVWEELERAGVPDVVGVYCPPEGNTRLLTVVAIKQRYPGHARQAGLIASQCHAAAYLGRFTVVVDSDIDPTDMKDVWWAMTTRCDPAEDIEILRRCWSGPLDPIVQRGKKGFNSRAIIDACRPYEWIKDFPASVIVPEDLAKQVKEKWGKKILN, encoded by the coding sequence ATGGCTTACCGGGATTTGCGCGAGTGGTTGGATCAAGTCAACCAGTTGGGCGAGCTGAAAAACGTTGACGGCGCCGATTGGGATTTGGAAATCGGCGCGATTATCGAAATGGCGCGCAAGGAGTCGAAGGTCGCGCCTTGTCTCATGTTCGACTCGATTAAGGGCTTCGACAAGGGACTCCGGTTGGTCGCCGGGCAGCTCAACTCGATCAAGCGCGTCGCGCTCACCTGCGGCATGCCGACGGACATGGAGACCATGGATTTGGTCAAGGCCATGCGCACGAAGATCAAAGAGCTGAAACCGATTCCTCCGCGGGTGGTCAAAGATGGCTCGTTCATGGAGAACGTCTGGGAGGAAAAAGACGTCGACATCCTGCGTTTCCCGACGCCGCGCTACAATATTCACGATGGCGGCCGCTATATCGGCACCGGCCATTTGACCATCACCCGCGATCCAGAGGAAGGTTGGCTCAACATCGGCACTTACCGCGTCATGGTGCATGATTCGAAGTCGGTGGGCCTGTACATTTCTCCCGGGCGCCACGGGCGCATTCAGATGGAAAAATATTTCGCGCAAAACCGCGCCATGCCGGTGGCGTTGTCTTTGGGTCACGATCCGTTGCTGTTCATGGCCTCGGCCTTCGAGGTGCCCTACGGATTGTCAGAGTACGATTTCGCCGGCGGTTTGAAAGGCGAGCCCATCGATGTGGTGACATTAGCGCGCAGTGGACTGCAAGTGCCGGCGACCGCGGAGATGATTATCGAGGGAGAGTGTATCCCGGGAGATGTGAAGACCGAAGGGCCGTTCGGCGAGTGGACCGGATACTACGCCAGCCACGTGCGTGAAGAGCCGGTCATTCGGATTCGCCGCATGTACTTCCGTAACAATCCGATCATGGCGGGAGCGCCGCCAAGCAGGCCGCCGACTGAGGCGACTTTTTACAAAAGCTTCTGGCGCTCGGCGATGGTCTGGGAAGAGCTGGAGCGCGCCGGCGTGCCGGATGTGGTTGGTGTTTATTGCCCACCTGAGGGCAATACGCGTTTGCTCACCGTGGTGGCCATTAAACAACGCTATCCGGGCCACGCGCGCCAAGCGGGGTTGATTGCTTCGCAGTGTCATGCCGCTGCTTATCTCGGCCGCTTCACGGTGGTCGTCGACAGCGACATCGATCCCACCGACATGAAAGATGTCTGGTGGGCGATGACGACGCGCTGCGATCCGGCGGAAGATATCGAAATTCTGCGCCGCTGCTGGAGCGGCCCCCTCGATCCGATCGTGCAACGGGGCAAGAAGGGATTTAACTCCCGCGCCATCATCGACGCCTGCCGGCCCTACGAGTGGATCAAGGATTTTCCCGCCTCGGTGATCGTGCCGGAAGACTTGGCGAAGCAAGTCAAAGAAAAATGGGGCAAGAAGATTCTCAACTGA
- a CDS encoding ABC transporter substrate-binding protein, with translation MKYVTTFSGCLFIALALQFSLARPAIGAEPLRIAYSSISGAMASLWVAQDYGYFRRHGLDVQLLYIGGGSVVTQALIGGDVQFARLGASPVIQASLRGVSLKMIANTINTLVFSLMARPEIQTYKDLKGKKIGLTRLGGSTDFALDLALKKWGLRRGSDVAVIQTGGMPQLLGAITSGIADAGVVSPPTNLTAAKLGLRELVDFGDIGIIYPNSPLATTQSYLEKNRPTALRLLRAYCEAIHRVRTDRDGAIKVLAKYTKVQDGEILNELYRVYGVKYQEAIPRVRLDAVEEVLRSEVKSATVAKAGDFVDNSLVAELEQQGLFQSLYR, from the coding sequence TTGAAATACGTAACGACTTTTTCTGGCTGTCTATTCATCGCATTGGCGCTACAATTCTCATTGGCGCGCCCGGCCATCGGCGCCGAGCCATTGCGCATTGCCTACAGTTCGATCAGCGGCGCGATGGCATCGCTTTGGGTGGCGCAGGACTACGGTTATTTTCGCCGCCACGGTTTGGATGTGCAACTGCTCTACATCGGCGGCGGTTCGGTGGTGACCCAGGCGTTGATCGGCGGCGACGTACAGTTCGCTCGGCTCGGCGCCAGTCCAGTGATTCAGGCGTCATTGCGCGGCGTGAGCCTAAAAATGATCGCCAACACGATCAACACGCTGGTGTTTTCACTGATGGCGCGGCCGGAAATTCAAACCTACAAAGATCTCAAAGGCAAAAAGATCGGTCTCACGCGGCTTGGCGGGTCCACTGACTTTGCGTTGGACTTAGCTCTGAAGAAATGGGGCTTGCGTCGCGGTTCTGACGTCGCGGTGATTCAAACCGGCGGCATGCCGCAGTTGCTCGGCGCAATCACGAGTGGAATCGCCGACGCCGGAGTGGTTTCGCCACCGACAAATTTGACCGCGGCGAAACTGGGCCTCAGGGAGTTGGTCGACTTCGGCGATATCGGCATTATCTATCCCAATTCGCCGCTGGCGACGACGCAAAGTTACTTGGAAAAAAATCGCCCCACGGCGTTGCGTTTGCTGCGTGCCTACTGTGAAGCGATTCATCGCGTGCGCACCGATAGGGACGGCGCGATCAAAGTGCTCGCCAAGTACACCAAGGTTCAGGATGGAGAAATTCTCAACGAGCTTTATCGCGTCTACGGCGTGAAATATCAGGAAGCGATTCCAAGAGTGAGATTGGACGCGGTGGAAGAAGTATTGCGCTCCGAGGTGAAAAGCGCCACGGTGGCGAAGGCTGGCGACTTTGTCGACAATAGTCTGGTCGCGGAGCTCGAACAGCAGGGATTGTTTCAATCGTTGTACCGATAG
- a CDS encoding dihydrodipicolinate synthase family protein, whose translation MRVRATAGRPYESPLPGGEGGKICRRFFVALAGGIMIRGVLLPIITPFDEKVRVDEQMMRQLVDFHIKAGVQGLFVLGSTGQGPAMTTEERKFTAAIALDQAKKRVPVVIHVGTADAGSAVELAEHAAANGADAVAIVPPYYYSDHTEFEIMAHYKAVHKAMPLPIYIYENPKYSGISIPPGFAVRMKEQVPALQGIKVAYGQGALLEYVRLLPDVSVFTGNADLFGLVPFGIAGMINPPTSFVPEICVDLFNKLDSKDYAGAVAAQKKVDTATRIVAARLRKWGRVPLQEVYRMRGFAVKRFPKWETEQMPKDEIAKLERELRDAGILEQ comes from the coding sequence ATGAGGGTAAGGGCGACCGCCGGTCGCCCCTACGAGAGCCCTCTCCCTGGGGGAGAGGGTGGGAAAATTTGCCGTAGATTTTTTGTAGCATTGGCTGGAGGAATCATGATTCGTGGAGTGTTGTTGCCGATCATTACGCCGTTCGATGAAAAGGTTCGTGTCGACGAACAGATGATGCGCCAGTTGGTCGACTTTCACATCAAAGCCGGTGTGCAGGGTTTGTTCGTGCTCGGTTCGACGGGACAAGGACCGGCGATGACGACCGAGGAAAGAAAATTCACCGCGGCGATCGCGCTCGATCAAGCGAAGAAGCGTGTGCCCGTGGTGATTCATGTCGGCACGGCGGACGCCGGCAGCGCGGTGGAGTTAGCGGAGCATGCAGCGGCCAATGGCGCGGATGCCGTCGCGATCGTGCCGCCCTATTATTATTCCGACCACACCGAGTTCGAAATCATGGCGCACTACAAAGCGGTGCACAAAGCGATGCCGCTGCCGATTTATATTTACGAGAATCCGAAATACTCCGGCATTTCTATTCCACCCGGTTTCGCCGTCCGAATGAAGGAACAGGTGCCGGCGTTGCAAGGCATCAAAGTCGCCTATGGCCAAGGCGCATTGTTGGAGTACGTTCGTTTGCTGCCCGACGTTTCGGTATTCACCGGCAATGCCGATCTATTCGGCCTGGTTCCCTTCGGCATCGCCGGCATGATCAATCCACCGACCAGCTTCGTGCCGGAGATTTGCGTCGACTTATTTAACAAGCTCGATAGCAAGGATTACGCCGGCGCGGTGGCAGCGCAAAAGAAAGTCGATACCGCCACGCGCATCGTCGCGGCGCGCTTGCGCAAGTGGGGCCGGGTGCCGTTGCAAGAAGTCTATCGCATGCGCGGATTCGCGGTGAAACGTTTTCCCAAGTGGGAAACCGAGCAGATGCCGAAGGACGAGATCGCCAAACTCGAGCGCGAGCTGAGAGACGCGGGGATCCTGGAGCAGTGA
- a CDS encoding UbiD family decarboxylase — protein sequence MDLRQFLRVLESEGELHKIGTEVDAKHELGAICKIHNERPNSPALLFENVKGHKIPVVGQLLASDKRVALALGLSQENVFDETVRRASKPIPTRLVTSGPCQEVVFEGDDVDVTKLPLCTNNPRDGGPYITAGHVIIRDPEYGNNLAIYRMMLVSKNQVTIRFTPGHDGHDFIKAAEKRGDKKFPVAVCIGVPPAVYVASQFEPRAGVFELEIAGGLTGEAVEVVKCRTIDLEVPALAEIILEGELTIPAKTGDEGPFGEFCGYTTAQVPNERIMTIKAITHRRNPIYHNIWLGKPPHEHLYVDALTYAVAAYQELKPAYPALKKAYAPPWGVSIVLILQMEKRLMRRGIANNILASSLYTRSGKWKHVIVVDEDINMEDPNEVLWALTTRFQPATDMFVIPRSITSSLEPSAEADGLTSKLMLDLTIKENFRGEVAEPTDQMRASVLKKWAEYGFK from the coding sequence ATGGATTTACGGCAATTCTTGAGAGTTCTGGAATCCGAGGGAGAGCTGCACAAAATCGGCACGGAGGTCGATGCCAAGCATGAACTCGGCGCGATCTGTAAGATTCACAACGAGCGGCCCAACAGTCCGGCGCTGCTGTTCGAGAATGTTAAGGGCCACAAAATTCCAGTCGTCGGCCAGCTGTTGGCCAGCGATAAGCGCGTCGCTCTTGCGCTGGGGTTGTCCCAAGAAAACGTCTTCGACGAAACCGTGCGCCGGGCGAGCAAACCGATTCCGACCCGGTTGGTCACTAGCGGTCCCTGCCAAGAAGTTGTTTTCGAGGGCGACGATGTCGATGTCACCAAGCTGCCACTGTGCACCAACAACCCGCGCGACGGCGGACCGTACATTACCGCCGGCCATGTGATCATTCGCGATCCGGAGTACGGCAACAATCTGGCGATTTACCGCATGATGTTGGTGTCGAAAAACCAGGTGACGATCCGCTTTACGCCCGGCCATGACGGTCACGACTTCATCAAAGCTGCCGAGAAGCGGGGCGACAAGAAGTTTCCAGTTGCGGTTTGTATCGGCGTGCCGCCGGCGGTCTACGTTGCCTCGCAGTTCGAACCGCGTGCCGGCGTCTTCGAGTTGGAAATCGCTGGCGGCTTGACGGGTGAAGCGGTGGAAGTGGTGAAGTGCCGCACCATCGATCTGGAGGTGCCGGCGCTGGCGGAGATAATCCTCGAAGGTGAACTGACGATCCCGGCGAAAACCGGCGATGAAGGGCCGTTCGGCGAGTTTTGCGGTTACACCACGGCGCAGGTTCCCAACGAACGGATCATGACGATCAAGGCGATCACCCATCGGCGCAACCCGATCTATCACAACATCTGGCTCGGCAAGCCGCCGCACGAACATCTCTACGTCGACGCGCTGACCTACGCCGTGGCGGCCTATCAAGAATTGAAGCCGGCCTATCCGGCGCTGAAAAAAGCCTACGCGCCGCCCTGGGGTGTGTCGATCGTTTTGATTTTGCAGATGGAGAAACGGCTGATGCGGCGCGGCATCGCCAACAATATTCTAGCTTCATCGCTCTACACCCGCAGCGGTAAATGGAAGCATGTCATCGTCGTCGACGAAGATATCAACATGGAAGATCCCAACGAGGTGCTCTGGGCGCTGACGACACGCTTCCAGCCGGCGACCGATATGTTCGTGATCCCGCGCAGCATCACCAGCTCTCTCGAACCCTCGGCGGAAGCGGACGGGCTCACCTCGAAGCTGATGCTCGATCTAACCATCAAAGAAAACTTCCGCGGCGAGGTGGCGGAGCCGACGGATCAGATGCGCGCCAGTGTTTTGAAAAAGTGGGCTGAGTATGGATTTAAATGA
- a CDS encoding ABC transporter substrate-binding protein — MNRRHFLISAILLPLALLVTGPTAWPLEKVRLGYSGVGSGEEVHHFAKEVGLFNKAGLDVEIVYIPGGSTVVQAMASGEVQFGRGSATEVVSANMGGFPLKILAALINKFVYSFVTPATITKPQDLKGKAVAISRFGSGSDFITRMALKSWGLEPGKDVTILQIGNSPERLAAIVGGKVHGSILSLSQTPRAKKLGLRMLADLSQIDTEYPQGVLYAASSLIEKRPDLIRSFLAAYVEGIRQFKTNKQVAYNIIAKSSGLTDRADIEEYHSLLSKNFLLDYPMPTLAGVKTVLEDLGSKNPKVREIKPEDLLDTRFLRELKQSGSVR, encoded by the coding sequence ATGAACCGAAGACATTTCCTGATCTCCGCAATTTTGCTACCGCTCGCGCTGCTTGTCACAGGGCCTACCGCTTGGCCTTTGGAGAAGGTCCGGCTGGGCTATAGCGGCGTCGGCTCGGGCGAGGAGGTTCATCACTTCGCCAAAGAAGTCGGTTTGTTCAATAAAGCGGGCCTCGACGTCGAGATCGTTTACATCCCCGGCGGGTCAACCGTTGTGCAGGCGATGGCATCGGGCGAGGTTCAGTTCGGACGTGGTTCGGCCACCGAAGTCGTGAGCGCGAACATGGGCGGGTTCCCGCTGAAAATTCTCGCCGCGTTGATCAATAAGTTCGTCTATAGTTTCGTGACTCCTGCCACGATCACCAAACCGCAAGACCTGAAGGGCAAAGCGGTAGCGATCAGCCGGTTTGGCTCCGGGTCGGATTTTATCACTCGCATGGCGCTGAAATCGTGGGGCCTCGAACCGGGGAAGGACGTGACGATTCTTCAGATTGGCAATTCTCCCGAGCGACTGGCGGCGATTGTCGGCGGAAAAGTGCATGGCTCGATTCTCTCGCTGTCGCAGACGCCGAGGGCAAAGAAATTGGGTCTGCGCATGCTCGCGGATTTGTCACAGATCGACACCGAATATCCGCAGGGGGTTCTTTATGCGGCGTCGTCGTTGATCGAAAAGAGGCCCGATTTGATCCGGAGCTTTCTTGCGGCCTACGTCGAGGGGATTCGCCAGTTCAAAACCAACAAGCAAGTTGCCTATAACATCATAGCCAAAAGCAGCGGTTTGACGGACAGAGCCGATATCGAAGAGTACCACAGCCTGTTGTCGAAAAATTTCTTACTGGATTATCCGATGCCGACATTGGCGGGAGTAAAAACGGTCTTGGAAGATCTCGGATCCAAGAATCCCAAGGTGCGTGAGATCAAACCGGAAGATCTGTTGGACACCCGCTTTCTGCGCGAGTTGAAACAAAGCGGGTCGGTTCGGTAG
- a CDS encoding ethanolamine ammonia lyase-activating protein, whose amino-acid sequence MQSQSEFVPRTYGATPFDQFLEWEELPVIRNFVVGDIRKLEVAPWRRRGGLGCYIILGHPNEPPNSAAYVCEIPPGESLKPQKQMFEEMIFVLKGRGATSVWLDNGKKQTFEWQERSMFSIPLNAWHQHFNGQGGETVRYIGYTNSPSVFNLYHNYDFVFNNPYQFLDRYHGEENYFSGKGTALPERRVWDTSFIADIEKLEFHDWTKKGPGATNVELEFCDNIISAHITKSPVGAYKKAHRHGLGADILVLEGKGHSLMWLEGTAMERYDWGPFSLFSPPHMWFHQHFNTGKVPLKMLAFKPFGQKFQVMDYDRLFVSTGGGGHLIEFPDEDPKVRAMFEEELRKEGVPVNMPAHIYQR is encoded by the coding sequence ATGCAATCGCAAAGCGAATTCGTGCCTAGGACTTACGGTGCGACCCCCTTCGACCAATTTCTCGAATGGGAAGAGCTTCCGGTAATCAGAAACTTCGTCGTCGGCGACATCCGAAAACTCGAGGTTGCGCCCTGGCGCCGGCGTGGTGGTTTAGGTTGCTACATTATTCTCGGCCATCCAAATGAGCCGCCCAACTCGGCGGCCTACGTCTGCGAAATTCCACCGGGCGAAAGCCTCAAGCCGCAAAAGCAAATGTTCGAGGAGATGATTTTCGTGCTCAAAGGACGCGGCGCAACGAGCGTCTGGCTCGACAACGGGAAAAAGCAGACCTTCGAGTGGCAGGAACGCTCGATGTTTTCGATTCCGCTGAACGCATGGCACCAGCACTTCAACGGTCAAGGCGGTGAGACCGTGCGCTACATCGGTTATACCAACTCCCCGTCGGTCTTTAACCTGTATCACAACTACGATTTCGTTTTTAACAATCCGTACCAGTTCCTGGACCGCTACCACGGCGAAGAAAATTACTTTAGCGGTAAAGGAACCGCGCTGCCGGAGCGGCGCGTGTGGGACACGAGTTTTATCGCCGACATAGAAAAGCTTGAGTTTCACGACTGGACGAAAAAAGGTCCCGGGGCGACCAACGTCGAGCTGGAATTCTGCGACAACATTATCTCGGCGCACATCACCAAGTCTCCCGTGGGCGCCTACAAGAAGGCGCACCGCCACGGTCTCGGCGCCGATATCCTGGTGCTCGAAGGCAAAGGCCACTCGCTCATGTGGCTCGAAGGCACCGCCATGGAACGCTATGATTGGGGCCCGTTCAGCCTATTTTCTCCGCCGCACATGTGGTTTCATCAGCACTTCAACACCGGTAAGGTGCCGCTGAAGATGCTCGCCTTCAAGCCGTTTGGGCAGAAGTTCCAGGTTATGGACTATGACAGACTTTTCGTCAGCACCGGCGGCGGCGGACATCTGATCGAATTTCCCGACGAAGATCCCAAGGTGCGAGCTATGTTCGAGGAGGAGCTTAGAAAAGAAGGCGTACCTGTGAATATGCCGGCGCACATCTACCAGCGTTGA